The nucleotide sequence CGCGAGCTACTTAAGTCCCTCAGGGTCATCTTATTGGTGTACGCACAAGGATTTTTAATGCGGATGGGAAAACGAGACAAATCAGCAGCAGAGGACGTCGTGCAAGACATTCTGACCGCCATCCATCAAAAGCGTCACACCTACGATTCTGAGCTACCCTTGCTATCGTGGGTATATACGATAGCCCGCTACAAATTGATTGACTTTGGACGGAGGGAACGAAAACGGAGCGGGCGCCACGCCACGACTGACGTGGATTCCTTACCGTCCAAAGAACCACTGGCAGATGACGGGATCAAAGCGGAACTGGACAAGTTGCTTGCAGAACTTTCAGAGCCAGCGCGCCGCGCTGTGGAACTAGTCAGGATGGAGGGGCACTCCGTCGAGGAAGCCGCAGAGGCGCTCGCTATGTCGCCGTCAGCAGTTAAAGTGAGTATCCATCGCAGTTTGAAGACGCTCAACAAAATTTGGATGACCAGTAAAGACTCATGAACCACCAAGAGCAAAAATCACAACGCGAAGCTGGATCAACGGACCAGTTGATTGAGACTCTGGTCAATCAGGGTGGTGGTGCAAAAGAGGCCATGCCCCCGGGAAAGGCAGCCACGTGGTGGACACTGACGGCGGCAGCACTCGCTATGGCCATCGGCTCCGGAGGTATGGGCTGGGGGGGAGATTTTCACTCTCGCACGGAACTCACAAGTTTTGCAATTGCTGTTGTACTTTTGATCCTGATCGCTGGCATGGCGGCTTATCAAAGCCTGGCCTCTTCGCGTCCAGCTTGGAATCCCTCGCGTGCCGTTCGTCCTACACTTGCGATCGCCGGTCTTCTGCTCATCGCAGTGTTCGCCGCGGGATATTTTGATCGCGTCCAGGGATGGGACTGGGGCTGGGGCGAGGGATCCGTCGACCGATTCGGCATCAAATGCAGCCAATCGATGATTGCTCTGTCCGTCCCGTTTCTGACTGCTCTGCTCCTGACACTAAGGTCCCTAGCATCCACCAGGCCACTGTGGACGGGATTTTATTCTGGAATCGCGGGATGGGCCATCGGCTGCCTTGGGCTGACTATGCACTGCCCCGAGCAA is from Deltaproteobacteria bacterium and encodes:
- a CDS encoding DUF1109 domain-containing protein; protein product: MNHQEQKSQREAGSTDQLIETLVNQGGGAKEAMPPGKAATWWTLTAAALAMAIGSGGMGWGGDFHSRTELTSFAIAVVLLILIAGMAAYQSLASSRPAWNPSRAVRPTLAIAGLLLIAVFAAGYFDRVQGWDWGWGEGSVDRFGIKCSQSMIALSVPFLTALLLTLRSLASTRPLWTGFYSGIAGWAIGCLGLTMHCPEQMPSHLILYHAGPVIVVSMIATTVANKLLRW
- a CDS encoding sigma-70 family RNA polymerase sigma factor; this encodes MTKSVDSREQFFAALMRRSLAGDEQAYRELLKSLRVILLVYAQGFLMRMGKRDKSAAEDVVQDILTAIHQKRHTYDSELPLLSWVYTIARYKLIDFGRRERKRSGRHATTDVDSLPSKEPLADDGIKAELDKLLAELSEPARRAVELVRMEGHSVEEAAEALAMSPSAVKVSIHRSLKTLNKIWMTSKDS